From Euwallacea similis isolate ESF13 chromosome 11, ESF131.1, whole genome shotgun sequence, the proteins below share one genomic window:
- the nesd gene encoding protein nessun dorma: protein MEEIITFDKSFSDRLKEYEDIFLGLENVPFSKLKTEWAYYLELTVDKSGWQAVWKIPRLKCEELKISFPTIVLVYVSDIEFLNLTASVKILAVQDDIQLPMKHFVPLSQLWPTKTQDKSIALNMELLSNALDLYRFFVIHLLMPWDEEEDSLDWKRDHLVSRLQLYYDLRNGNIPKATCEHIHALINEARRLGNKREQLTDMCDDIDSDSEGNNDQRIEGLIKINVRIIEIQNELNLLENEMFRKVILKRQESSDTECRNLDKHHIWIISKGDMAMNYIRLLNSVEELYPHQNITFATNLMSKLESANHRDIILLNTEEHTVKTEGALIDNVTIKGVDSRNQVQILSLAEDVMFNCVGDSIIIENIIFDCNKSQCAVLVRKGHVTMRNCTIIGINSCTTRHGIIVFNNAKLSLVSCELLGFSTAIIGNTGSSITIENSLIEKAHCGLLIHENCQIKISSTVIKNCEEFGIVVEFERDLERELQTEQSFDALNLLPDVSTKSVKGSGNKKGDVCIKKCRISPIENLFENPDCNVTIMNDFDSNEDLESKEANMSDTT, encoded by the exons ATGGAAGAGATAATAACATTTGATAAAAGTTTTAGTGATCGCCTCAAAGAATATGAAGACATCTTTTTAGGTTTAGAGAATGTACCATTCTCCAAGCTAAAAACTGAATGGGCCTATTACTTGGAACTTACTGTGGACAAAAGTGGCTGGCAAGCGGTTTGGAAAATACCAAGATTGAAGTGTGAAGAactaaaaatatcatttcCGACCATAGTATTGGTTTATGTGAGTGACATAGAATTTCTTAACTTGACAGCTTCTGTTAAAATCCTGGCTGTGCAAGATGATATTCAATTGCCCATGAAGCATTTTGTGCCACTATCACAGCTTTGGCCAACAAAAACACAGGATAAAAGCATTGCATTAAATATGGAGTTACTATCTAATGCGTTGGACTTGTATCGATTCTTTGTCATTCATTTGTTAATGCCTTGGGATGAAGAAGAAGATTCACTTGATTGGAAGAGAGATCATCTAGTTAGTAG GTTGCAGTTGTATTATGACCTTAGAAATGGGAATATTCCAAAGGCAACTTGTGAACATATTCATGCTTTAATAAATGAAGCACGGAGATTGGGTAATAAGAGAGAACAACTCACTGATATGTGTGATGATATTGATAGTGATTCTGAAGGCAATAATG ATCAGCGAATTGAAGGTCTCATCAAAATAAACGTTAGGATAATAGAAATCCAAAATGAATTGAATCTTTTGGAAAATGAAATGTTTAGGAAAGTAATATTAAAACGTCAGGAATCTTCTGATACTGAGTGTCGTAATTTGGATAAACACCATATATGGATAATATCAAAAGGAG ATATGGCCATGAATTACATCCGATTGTTGAACTCCGTAGAAGAATTGTATCCGCATCAAAATATAACATTTGCTACAAATTTGATGTCGAAGCTTGAATCCGCCAATCATCGTGACATTATACTACTCAATACTGAGGAACACACAGTAAAAACCGAAGGTGCCTTAATAGACAACGTCACCATTAAAGGAGTCGATTCTCGGAATCAAGTACAAATATTGTCTTTGGCCGAAGATGTTATGTTCAACTGTGTTGGCGATTCAATCATAATTGAGAATATCATATTTGATTGTAACAAATCCCAATGCGCGGTGTTGGTCAGAAAAGGTCATGTGACCATGAGGAATTGCACAATAATTGGAATTAATTCTTGTACTACACGCCACGgaataattgttttcaataaCGCGAAGTTGTCATTGGTATCCTGTGAATTATTGGGGTTTTCAACCGCAATTATTGGAAATACTGGTTCTTCAATTACGATAGAGAATAGTTTAATTGAAAAGGCTCACTGTGGGCTTTTGATTCATGAAAAttgccaaataaaaatatcatcaactgtaataaaaaattgtgaggAATTTGGAATTGTTGTGGAATTTGAACGTGATTTGGAAAGGGAACTTCAAACTGAACAATCGTTCGATGCTCTCAATTT ACTACCTGACGTTAGCACGAAATCTGTAAAAGGCAGTGGTAATAAAAAAGGTGACGTCTGTATTAAGAAATGCAGAATTTCACCAATTGAAAATCTCTTCGAAAATCCGGATTGCAATGTCACAATTATGAATGATTTCGACTCCAATGAAGACCTAGAATCGAAAGAGGCAAATATGAGTGACACTACTTGA